The proteins below are encoded in one region of Fusarium oxysporum f. sp. lycopersici 4287 supercont2.58 genomic scaffold, whole genome shotgun sequence:
- a CDS encoding uncharacterized protein (At least one base has a quality score < 10), which yields MPQKLRPLLPRSAATSDIPASSNSAHDSTRSVAPKRRPVLTACGVCRKRKTRCDGERPVCLACVRSGRSAECIYETEPTETRNQALKRKHNAADEENSNYHKLINFLRSSSAEDANDILDRLRGGARVDDLVQHVESGNLLLELSLAPQTQFRHSAGNVLNIPDLLRTANNPYVTSLVCTIKFDSPSSTTYVLPTSEARALYNAPYSTARIVSTLLDACRPSQWTTVSSNDDLLREILRCYFTSVYVFLPFFHKDYFLHDMMRGRQRFCSPLLVNSVLAAGCRACSRLPDRDQFWNPSLLQYKFLAEARRLRELCADQSSITRIQADMVLHLEHGMNGQDKIGWSLCIAAVASAHEMGLFDNHPPGISHAQKTVQTMTAWALFAWQGLQSYHQEKPPLATSPPRVGLSSATEALGEIWVKYSAADRPVPLHFSQTFVALVEFRSILNEITDFLHPHHTSQRRMTSAEASRYHLRLQEWYRRLPDHLNPYNLIFPAHFHLHMHYWLVTASLFEPLEANESESTSDTSEINPKEIITHARTCLRTLIRLYYTSHGDEGYELFTVLLAQYIGFSALGSRNAPWTNTDRSSQEINNSDVLICAYILRGQARMAYLSDAVLRILDRYVPAELHSRMSSLIGRSEEADMLAMVPPVQGDWPIYIGTMLDRDERRLGNLFKAITEASLDNEEGDDSLADEVE from the exons ATGCCACAAAAACTCCGTCCGTTACTTCCACGCTCGGCCGCGACGTCCGACATTCCTGCTTCCTCAAACAGTGCTCATGACTCGACAAGGTCCGTTGCGCCTAAACGCAGGCCGGTCCTAACAGCCTGCGGGGTTTGTCGAAAGAGAAAAACGAGG TGCGATGGAGAGCGTCCCGTCTGCCTTGCATGTGTACGCAGTGGACGCTCAGCAGAATGCATCTATGAGACAGAACCGACCGAGACACGTAATCAAGCATTGAAGCGTAAGCACAACGCCGCAGATGAAGAGAACTCAAACTATCACAAATTAATCAACTTCCTTCGATCTTCCTCTGCCGAGGACGCTAATGATATCCTGGATCGGCTCCGCGGGGGAGCCCGCGTTGACGACCTTGTACAACACGTTGAATCTGGAAACTTGCTCCTAGAGCTGTCTTTGGCGCCACAGACGCAATTTCGTCATTCTGCTGGAAACGTCCTTAATATTCCTGATTTACTCAGGACAGCCAATAACCCTTATGTGACATCACTTGTTTGCACCATCAAGTTTGATTCACCGTCATCTACAACATATGTCTTGCCCACATCTGAAGCTCGAGCTTTGTATAATGCTCCGTACAGTACTGCACGCATAGTCAGTACTCTTCTTGATGCTTGTCGACCGTCGCAATGGACGACGGTATCTTCAAACGACGACCTCCTTCGGGAAATCCTTCGTTGCTACTTCACCTCTGTCTATGTTTTTCTACCTTTTTTTCACAAGGACTATTTTCTGCATGATATGATGCGTGGAAGACAACGTTTCTGTTCGCCTCTCCTTGTCAATTCTGTCCTGGCTGCAGGTTGT CGGGCGTGCTCTCGTCTCCCTGATCGTGACCAGTTTTGGAACCCATCATTATTGCAGTACAAATTCTTGGCAGAAGCTCGACGTCTCCGGGAACTTTGCGCTGACCAGAGCAGCATTACCAGAATACAGGCTGACATGGTTCTACACCTTGAACATGGAATGAATGGGCAGGATAAGATAGGCTGGAGTCTTTGCATCGCTGCCGTGGCTTCTGCTCACGAGATGGGGCTTTTCGACAATCATCCACCAGGTATAAGCCACGCCCAGAAGACGGTACAAACAATGACTGCTTGGGCTCTGTTTGCTTGGCAAGG ACTTCAAAGCTATCACCAGGAAAAGCCGCCTCTTGCCACATCACCACCGCGTGTGGGATTGTCAAGTGCTACGGAGGCTCTCGGGGAGATATGGGTAAAATACTCCGCAGCTGATAGACCCGTGCCCCTTCACTTCAGCCAGACCTTCGTAGCTTTAGTTGAGTTCCGGTCAATTCTCAACGAGATCACTGACTTCCTACATCCACATCACACTTCACAACGGCGTATGACTAGTGCAGAAGCCTCAAGGTATCACCTACGGCTTCAGGAATGGTACAGAAGACTACCAGACCATCTCAATCCGTACAACCTCATATTTCCCGCTCATTTCCATCTCCA TATGCATTATTGGCTCGTTACAGCATCCCTATTTGAGCCACTCGAAGCAAATGAAAGTGAATCTACTTCGGATACATCAGAAATCAACCCAAAAGAGATTATCACTCATGCAAGAACATGCCTCCGAACGCTTATACGACTCTACTATACCAGTCATGGCGACGAAGGCTATGAGCTGTTTACAGTTCTTCTAGCCCAATACATAGGCTTCTCAGCTCTCGGCAGCAGAAATGCTCCATGGACAAATACCGACAGGTCTTCCCAGGAGATTAACAACTCTGACGTCCTCATATGTGCGTACATTCTTCGTGGGCAAGCTCGTATGGCGTACCTCAGCGATGCTGTGCTTCGAATACTGGATAGGTATGTTCCTGCGGAGCTACATAGTCGGATGTCCAGCTTGATCGGTAGAAGTGAGGAAGCCGACATGCTAGCAATGGTGCCACCAGTTCAGGGCGACTGGCCGATCTATATTGGGACTATGCTTGACAGAGATGAACGAAGGCTTGGGAATTTGTTCAAAGCCATAACCGAGGCTTCATTAGACAACGAAGAGGGCGACGACAGCCTAGCAGATGAGGTTGAGTAA